The Lynx canadensis isolate LIC74 chromosome D4, mLynCan4.pri.v2, whole genome shotgun sequence DNA window agcctggaacctgcttcggattctgtgtctccctctctctctgtccctcccccggctgcactctgtttctctctgtctcaaaaatgaataaatgttaaaaaaaaaaaaaaaacaacaactaaattcttttttttttttttttttaattttttttttcaacgttttttatttatttttgggacagagagagacagagcatgaacggggcaggggcagagagagagggagacacagaatcggaaacaggctccaggctctgagccatcagcccagagcccgacgcggggctcgaacccacggactgcgagatcgtgacctggctgaagtcggacgcttaaccgactgcgccacccaggcgccccaacaactaaattcttaaaagtaaaatgttacaggggcgtgtgggtggctcagtcagttgtgttcgattcttgattttggctcaggtcatgatcttgcagttcatgagttcaagccctgcactgggctctgtgctgatggtgtggagcctgctttagattctctgcctccctctctctctctctacacctcccctgcttgctttctatgtctccccctcccccaaaaatgttactaattttttaaaatttatttttttattcttgagagagagagagagggcaggggaggggcagagagagagaggaagacagagaatctaaagtgggctctgctctgacagcagagagcccgatgcagggctcgaactcaccaatggtgagatcatgacctgagctgagccgaagtcagatgcttaaccacctgagccaccggggcgccccaaatgttactaattttttaaaaaacacaaaaaatgccTTTTGGAATAGTGGAGCACCCAGCAACAGAGTGCTGATGAAATGCTCCAAACTTTCATCCTGAGTAACAGTGCTCTCTCCTGTTCCCTCTTGACAGGAGGTTGTGCCCAGATATATCTTTCTTCCAGAGAGCCACCGAGTACCCCTGCCTCCTTATCCTGGACCCCCAGAATGAGTTTGAGACCCTGCGTAAACGGGTGGAACAGACGACGCTGAAATCGCAGACAGTGGCCCGGAACCGGAGCGGAGTCACAAATGTGAGAGCCAGCCCGGGGGCCCCAGGGACGCCCCGTGACAGccttttccttcctgcttccctcgGAGCACTGGCCACCGGCCATCTGCCCTGACAGCTACCCAAAGCGACCTTGGTCCTGCCAGGTCTACCTCTGGGGCTCTTCTGCAAGTCAGCTATCAAagtctgggggtgtggggggccgggggagggtcCTCCCGTGTGCTGAAGGAGCAGCAGGGGAGATGGCTCTTGAAAAAGCGATTACACACTGATGAGAACGTGTGGGAGCAGTGAGGCAGTGAGGAGTTGACCTGGCTTTGGTGTCCCGGAAGACTTCCCcgaggaggtgacatttcagctAAGAGGCCAGGAATTAGCAGGAAAGTGTGTtccaggtggggaggagggcataGTGGAGGCCTCAGGCAGGAGTGAGTGTGGTGTGTTCAGGGAATAGCAGAGTCCAGCCAGGCAAGAGGGGGGCACCGCCAGAGGATGCTGGCAAGGTCAGCGGCCGTGAGGCCACCTAGGGACTCCTGAGCAATGCAGGGACGTGATTCCGGTCTGCTTTTGTGAAGGATTGCCGTGGGCAGTTGCCGTGGGGGGTGTTGGAAGGGCAGGAATGGAGGATGGGAGGCGGCCGCACCGTCCAGGCACAGGCAGGTGGGGGCCGGGGTGAAATGTGGGTAGACTTGAGAGATCAGGAGCTAGAATTGCTAGGGCTTGTGCTGGCCAAGTCACACGGAGGGTTTGAACCCCAGTCTTCTAGCAGATTCCTGTAACTCTGAGAAGCAGCCTGTAGCCAAATGAAGCGTATTACCTTCTTCCTGAATTTACACCTATGTTTGAGTACATGGAACTCCCGCTTTTTCCTCAAAACTTTTCATTGTCCTCCAACAGTAGAAAAATCCTTCTCTGTAACCTCCAACAGACTCGTGACATATAATACTGCAGAAGCTTTCTTCCCTCAGGTAGAATGACTGAtcacatctctgtgtctctcgGATAGCAGCCATTTTCTGCTGCAGGGGTGACACGGGCAGTTAACAGCTGTTCCCAGGGGCCCATGTGCCCGGGACAGAGTGACATGTGCCAGGGGGTGCAGAATGCTTGGCTGGCCACGTGGGCGACCCTACTTGCCGCTGATGTCCTGGCTACAGGGCAAGGTGCGGACCTGGCTTCACTCATTTCACTGCAGTAATTGGGGTCTGAGAGCGGAGCTCTTCCCCATTTTAGGTCTTGATCTGGTCCTGGTGGCAGAGAACCTGACCAGAAGCTGCATCCCTAGACCTCGGGACCTGCGCTTGGGCCATTTAGTTCAAGTTGAACATCTGTTTGACTTCGGGGGAAGTAACACCAGCCTCACCTTCCTGGGCCTCCACCTTCTCCCCTGTAAACTGGGCAGGATCATTTCCACCATGCTGGCTTTTGAATCACCAGGAGGTTGAAATGAGGTCACGGCTCTGCAGATTTTGGGAAGGCTGCAAGGCATTTCTCTGAGGCCTGGGCTGCAGGCTATGGAGTCCGCCAGTCTGGGCTCAAGTCCTGCTGTCACCACATAGTGCGAGACTTTGGTGAGTGACCtaacatttctgagcctcagtttcctcgtcttcAAAATGATGTTGAGCAGGCATTCTAGATTGTTCAGAGGACTTCATGGAGGAATGCTTGCAGGGCACGGTCTTGCCCATGGAAAGGTGTCAGTGAATGTTAGCGATGTGTGCGTGTGAGCGCACATGTACACACGTGTATATGTTTGCACGTGTGTGTATGATGGGGGGGGACTTTGTCTTCAGGATCCCGTGCTTCCCGGATGGCTTCATACGCTGGCCCTGCCTGCGTTTGCCTGCAGCTTTCTCACACAGGGAACCCCCGGCACCTGGATCTTTGCGGCGCCCCTGGGGGCTCCTGCCAGCACCGCTGTTGGAGACCTCTGCTCTGTCGCAGGAGGAACCCTCTTCAGCAGGGATCCCTCTTCTGTTTATCTCCCaactttttcttaatgaaaaatgtGAAACGTTCGCAAAAGTTGAAAGAAGAGTACGATTCCCAACTGTATACTTTCCACCTAGATTCAACAGTTGTGAATGTTCTGCCATATTTGTGGGTGTATTATATGTAGAGAGAGTAAGTTGCACACGCCCCGACCCTTCATCCGCGAGTACTCTTGTGGGCGTCTCCTGGGAGGGAGAACATCCTCCTTTGTCACCATCCTCACATACGAAGATTAACAATAATTCCACAGTAACACCCAACTTCCAGCCCGTGATCGGATGTCCTCAGTTGTGCCAAgaatattttagttatttgacTTTGCATCCGAGACCCATTAAGGTGTATGTGTGGGATTGAGATGTTATATTTCAttagtctcttgatctcagggaggCCTCCACttccgtccccctcccccacagcatTTGATTTTTTGAAGGATCTTGGCCAGTTGTCTGTTTTTGACACAtttacaggttttttaaaaagtaaagaataactTACATGTAGTAAAATGCACAGATCTCAAGTACGCAACTAGATGAACTTTTAGTTACGTACACGCCCAGTCAAGACACTGAATGTTTCCATCATCCAGAAAGTTCCTTCACGCCCCTTCCCAGTCAGTACCCCTCACCTCAGAGGTAAGCGCTGTTCTGGTTTTTAGCACCATAAATTGGGCTTCGGCCCCGCTGCCTTGTGGAATACTCCACATTCTGGGtttgtctgcctctttctccctgtGGCGTTGGATGCGTTCCGCTGTGCTGTGTATTCCCCATAAGCTGGAAGTTGAGTCTTGCCTGAACGGCAAACATTTCTGGCGGGAACGCGTTATCTCTACCGTCGCCGCCTTACCGgctcctcccctctttccccagATGTGCTCCCCACACAAGAACTCCACGCCCTCTTCCCTGAACGAGTATGAGGTGCTGCCCAACGGCTGCGAGGCCCACTGGGAGGTGGTGGAGCGCATCCTGTTCATCTACGCCAAGCTCAATCCTGGCATCGCTTACGTGCAGGGCATGAACGAGATCGTGGGGCCCCTCTACTATACCTTTGCCACCGACCCCAACAGCGAGTGGAAAGGTAAAAGGCCTCTTGGCTGCCCGCATCCCTCATGCGGCTCCCTAGAGAGAGGGGCCCAGGAAAGCCTGGCTAATGGGCCTTATGAGGCGCTGCGACTCGCGCCCCACCTCTGGgcctcttcttccctctgtcaGAGGTGAGAGGTTAGCCTGGATCATCTCTGAGGTCCTTTCCAGTTCAGGCCTTCTAGGATGTGGGGAGTGTGTTGAGCTCTCAGCGCGGGTAACGGAAGTTCTGACAAAGGAGATGACCGGTACATTCCGGAAGCTGAATGACAAGGCTTCAAGTAAATGGTTTGAAAAGTGTCCTCAGAAGAGCATGTAATCAGTTACTAAGTGAAATGCACAGTGTTGCCCGAAGGTGTGAGAAGAAAGACGTGGTGTCCTTAGTCTGGGGGCGGAGCGTGGTCAAGGATAGAGGAGGGCCCGGGCCGGACCAGGAGGGTGGGCGGCCCGGAGGAGCTCAGAGGCAAAGGGGGAGACGTCGTGCACGGGAGAGGTGGGGTGCGACGCGGGAGGGCATCAGTTCCCTTGCagctgcccccccttcccccacccatcgCCAGAGCACGCCGAGGCGGACACCTTTTTCTGCTTCACCAACCTCATGGCTGAGATCCGGGACAACTTCATCAAGAGCCTGGACGACTCACAGTGTGGCATCACCTACAAGATGGAAAAGGTGTACTCCACCTTGAAGGATAAAGACATGGAACTCTACCTGAAACTGGTGAGGACCACGGGGCCAAGGCAGACGGACGGGAAGGGGCACAGATAGCAGGCCTCCTCAGCACCCCAGGCCCGGGGCAAGTTCTGGCTTGAGTCCGGGAATGGAGAGTGGCTGCTCCCGCTGGGGAGTGCTGGCCTGAAAGCTGGGGCTCGACCGGGAGACCGAGGCAGCAGTTGACGTGGGAGCCTAGCAGGCTGGGCACGAAGAGGAAGTTGATAGGGTGCCTGTCGTGGGCCAGGCATGATGCAGTGTGTTCACTGTAGACTGAATGACTTTAGCTTGGTAGCAGTCCTCTGAGAAACAAAGTGcaagcttcatttttatttttatttatttttaagacgttcatttatttttgagagggaaaacacaagcaggggggggagagggcagagagagagagggagacagagggtccgaagcaggctctgtgctgacagcagcgagcctgatgtggggctcgaacccacggaccgcgagatcatgacctgagtcgaagtgggacgctcaactgactgagccacccaggcgcctctgaacttcatttaaaaaaaatttttttttttttgggggggcgcctgggtggctcagtcgttaagcgtcccacttcggctcaggtcatgatctcacagtccgtgagttcgagccccgcgtcgggctctgtgctgacagctcagagcctggagcctgcttcagattctgtgtctccctctctctctgaccctcccccattcatgctctgtctctctctgtctcaaaaataaataaaacatttaaaaaaaaatttttttttaatgtttatttttgagagagagacagaatgtgagcaggggaggggcagagagagagggagatacagaatccgaagcaggcttcaggctctgacccgtcagcacagagctgtatgTGGGACGTgagatctcacgaaccatgagatcatgacctgagccgaagtgggacgcttaactgactgaaccacccaggcgcccctgaacttcatttttaaaaattaaaaataatctaaaaagttCTTGGAGTGTCATTCCCCATTTATTTCGGAAAACGGTTTTGTGAAAAGAAactatataaaaacaattttgtgaacaagaaaatacatataaacagaTCCCTTTAAACAGATTTGgaattatgtttttgttattttgtaacATGGTTTTTCAGTTAGTAATACTCACTGGCTGACCAGACGGCTCATCTCTATGGGGAGTAATTGTCTTACAAGATGTTGTACggagagtaaataaatgaaataatatatttcacaTGTGAAGTACAAGGCTGGGCTTATCCTAAGTGCCCCATAATAGTCTGTCCATAAATCCAGGGTTATAATCCgtactgcatttaaaaaaaaatttttttggggggcgcctgggtggcgccgtcggttaagcgtctgacttcagctcaggtcacgatctcgcggtccgtgagttcgagccccgcgtcgggctctgggctgatggctcagagcctggagcctgtttccgattctgtgtctccctctctctctgcccctcccccgttcatgctctgtctctctcggtctcaaaaataaataaacgttaaacaaaaaaaaaattaaaaaaattttttgttttattatttatttttgagagagacagagacagaatgcaagtgggttggggcagagagagggggacacagaatccgaagcaggctccaggctccgagctgtcagcacagagcctggtgcggagcttgaactcacaagctgtgagatcatgacctgagctgaagtcggacgcccaaccaactgagccacccaggcgcccccatactgcattttaaaagaatctgaGCCATTTGTAAATCTAGAGAGCTTACATAAAAGCACGGATTTCTGGCTCCTCTTGAAAAATCGAAGATCTGACAGCACCGGCCGGCCACAACAGCAGCCGTCCCTCTGGTTGAGCGCGGCTCTCCGGGCGGCCCCAGTGCCGTCCCGCCCCCACAGCATGCCCGGCGCAGACGCGCGGCCAGTCTGATAGGCCACATGACACTGCATGGCAGCTGACCGCCATGCCCACGCCTTGTCTCCCCAGCAAGAGCAGAACATCAAGCCCCAGTTCTTTGCCTTCCGCTGGCTGACACTGCTGCTGTCCCAGGAGTTCTTGCTGCCTGACGTCATCCGTATCTGGGACTCCCTCTTCGCCGACGACAACCGCTTCGACTTCCTCCTCCTGGTGTGCTGTGCCATGCTCATGTGAGTAGACGGCGAGCAGAGGGCCGGGGCTGCTTGTGGGGAGTGAGCCTCTGGATTTCTCGGGCGGGTGTCACACTGCGGGTGGTAAGGCGGGAGCAGGAAGGGGCCTGCTGGGCCCATGCTCGGTGGCCCAGGGCTCTAGCGCTTTGctgctgtgttctttttttttttttttaaagtttatttattttgagagcgagagcgagcatgtATGCGCAtgacaggtgaggggcagagagagggagagaaatagagagagagggagagagggagaatcccaagcaggctctgtgctgtgagcgcagagcctgactcagggcctgatctcaccaacggtgagattacgacctgagctgaaatcaagagtcggtcgcttaactgagccgcccaggcgcccctctgcttgtTTTCCTTAGACTGATCCGGGAGCAGCTGCTGGAAGGGGACTTCACCGTAAACATGCGGCTCCTGCAGGTAATGGGGTTCGGGGGGCCCAGCTCAGGCTCTGGTCGTGAGGCAGGTACTTACCAAGCACCCACCGCTGCCAGCCGCTGTTTCAGGCTGGGGTCAGGAACAGGGCAGAAGAGTCCAGACTCCTGAGGCAGATCTGGGTTaggatctgggtttgaattctggtcCTGCCACTTGAGTGGTGTCGCCTTGAGTGAATGACTTGGCGTCCCTGACCCAAATGTTCTACCTGAGTTCATCTTACCCGGGGCCCGGTGGCGCCCGGTACATTGTGGTGCTTGTTGGTGAAAGCGCTGAGACCTGGGGGAGGAGGTTGGGGTGCAGTGGTTCAGAACGTAGGCTCAAGAGTAAACAGCTCTGGGTTCACATCTTTGTTCTGCTGTGGTAGTCATGTGACCCGAGCCAAGCGAtcacctctccaggcctcagtgtcTCCAGTGCCTGGCCTGGGGTTGGTTTTCAGTAATTTGACGAGGTCTGTAAAACGGACACAGTCACAGTAACTTTCTAACCAGACTGATGAGGTGACCCACTGAGCTAATGCATGAGCAGCACCTGGTCCACGACCAGGCTCGGGATGAACGGTGCTTGGGATTCgatggcaggagggaggggagggagggtggcccGAGTCCTAAGGAAGGGGCTGTGGCACTGGTCGGTGCTGATTGGGTCAGGTAAGCTAGTGCTGCAGCGGGTGTAGCGTTAGCAAAGGTTTGGGCGACATGCAGGTGTCTTTGGCCTGTGGCCCCTGTCCCTCCGGCCCGGGGCCCAGCATGGTGACAGGGCCCAGTGGGAAGGAAGGGCATGTAGTGGTGAAAGGTGAGCTGACTTAAGAGGCATGTTGTTGACCTTTTCCCTGCCCAGGATTACCCCATCACAGATGTCTGCCAGATCCTTCAGAAAGCCAAGGAACTCCAAGACTCCAAGTAGCCTCCTGGCAAGAGGCCCAGGTTTGGGAGAGAAGACACCGACCCCTGTGCCCTGGCTTCTGGGACACGCAGAAGCCTGTGGGATCCCAGCCAGCCTGAGGGGAAACTGCAGGATTGGCCCACTCCAGGCCTCCTCACCCGGCTCCCTCCCCCTCGGCCGCTCCCGCTGGGGGCACACTGTGCCATGTTCCTTCCTATCCATGCAGCCCTagctctctccctgctcttcatCCTGGGGACCTTTTGCCCAGGCTGCCGAGCAAGGCTGGAGCTCATGGGGTGGTTTTCCGGGGCTGGGGCACATTGGGGGCACTGGGGCCCGGCAAGGgtccttccctgcctctgctcGGCTGCTCCCTTCCTGTTCTCCTGCTCTGGTCTTCTGGGCTCTGGTCTCGGGAGGTGCTTGGCAAATGAGCCAGAAACCACTTCTTCTGGGGGTTGGTGCTTAGGCTTCTCCATGGGGAAGGTGACACTGTGAAGGAGCTAAGAAGCTGCCAGGCCCAGGTCaaactctctgtccctctccccgcgAGTGTGTGTTTCTGTCTGTAGTCCTGGGTGggcgtgtgtgtgtctcttcaTCTCCCGGGTGTCTGCTGCtcctgtgtggtgtgtgtgtgtgtgtgtgtgtgtgtgtgtccatgtgtatATGACGGGGGTGGGGTGTCTTTGGTCCCTCGAGggctctttctcctccccttctccctctgcctctttcacaGAGGGGATGTGTgactccctctcgctctgtctgcccctctgttgttcttcctctgcccttctctcttggGGTGCCTTATCCCCagctcttccccctcctcccctccacgaACCCCAGAAACAGAATGAGGAGTCTGGCTCAGCAAAATCCCTGGGGGTCAACCTTGGCCTTTGCACCCTGTTCACATTCCCAGCCCTGGGCCCCCAGGTCGCACAGACGGGGAGGGAGTCCACAGTGCCTCAGCGCAGGGTCCTGAATTGACTCCCAACAGAAATGTTGGAAACCAAAAGCTGCTGAGAAATGATGGCCCGTAAGGCTTTGGGCCCCTTACCCTCCTTTCTGCCCaggggatggaggaaggagaagagggaaagctGGGGCTTCCAGAGATTCCCCCAAAAGGCCCTTCTCTCCCAGAGGAAAAGGACCTGAAAGCGATAGTGTACCAGGGGTTGGGATCCAAGTGTTTCAGAAGAGTCGTTATTCTTGTGGCTCCCAGGTCCTAGCCCAGGGCAGTGAGTCCCATAAAGGGCAAGTGGGACCAATGGGAGTCTCCCTGGGCCAGGTGTAGCTGAGCTTAAAGGCCCTGGATCCTCTTGGTGCCAGGAGAGCCACGTCTCCCCCGGGCAGGCTGAAGGAGGTGCTGGCCCTTCCCTGGTCACCTGCTTGGGCTGTTCCCAGGATCTGGGGCAGGGACACTCGGAGCAGGAGCAGCTGGCTACTCTTGCCGCGGGGCTGTGGGAGGAGTGGGCACATTCTGACCAAGGCCCGCCCTCCTGTGAGGAGACAGGTGGTTTGGATCTGGAAGGCTGGGCGATACGGCAAGCGGCCTCCGCCTCAGACTGGCCAGCAGTGGCCCTTTTGTCCCCAAAGCCTTCCCGAGTCCGGCAGCCAGGACTTTGTGCTGCCTTCCCGGGCCCGGCTGTGGGGCCCAGGAAGAGCTGCCCCCAAGTGGCTCCTGTACCAGGCTGTACCTTGGATGCTGCTGGGACTTTACGCACTTGCCTTTTTGCCGCCACCCCTCCCAACATACAGtacttgggagatttttttttttactgtatttattcagACTCCTAGTTATTTATTGCAGACTGGCAAGTGCTTGGTTTGGGGATgaagggtggggctgggaaagTATACAAGCAGTTGGAGGTCTTCCTGACCTTCCAAGGTCAGAGTCAGCATCCTCTCCACCTGTCTGTGGGACCTTCCTGGTTTTCCAGCAGGTTCTGGCTGGGAGGGCTCTGAGCTCTGCACTGCAACTGAGTGTAAGGGATACAACAGGGTGGGTGTCGTCTCCAGACTGCAAGACCCCAGCATGGCACAGAGACCCTGCTTCCCACCAGCCTGGCTCAGCCTCTTCCCAGAACTGCTCAGCTGGTGGTTCAGTCCCAACTTTGAGCCCTTCACAGCCTGAGGCTTGGGCCACAGCCTGGGGCCCAGCAGCCTGCTCAGGACACCTGATGCATTCCCTCTTGCCTGTCCCCCGCCTACCCTCCTGGGGCCATACTACTTGAGTCGCTGCGTCTGATTTGCCTCAGTGGCAGACTTAggtccagtgctctttccttGACCTTGGGATGAGGATCGGGAGCACAGGGACCATGTCCAGATTACACGGCGCTCCCCAGTGGGATACTGCCTGAGGAAGGGACAGGCCCTTGGTGATTTCCCCTCCCCAGATTCTCAAGGGAGGTGCCTTGAGAGCCAGCATGCCCAGGGCTTCCTGGTTGGGAGCTGCCCCCAGGACTTCGGACACTTAGAGATTGGGCTGTAAGAATTCTGCAGGTCTCACTCCAGGGTCAGAATGGaagtctgcttttgttttttcatctgttttattcctTGAATCAATGCTGTTGATGACAAGTTGTCTTTAATAAATCATGTGTTCTTTGCATTGGGCATTGGTGCTGTGACGGGCTGACACCTTTGAGGCCTCAGGGGAAATCTGAGTGGGGGTGGAGCAAGAGGCTCTTGAAAGTGGGCAGAGAACAAGGCCAGGAACCTCTTGTTGGAAGAGTCCGTTCAAGTCTTGTAGTTCAACCACCTGCAGTTTGTCGCTGAGGAAAAGGCGGGGTGCCAGGGAAGGGGGTACTGCACAGTGGATGACGCAGCAAGTTCTTTTTGAGGTTGACAAAACCTCAAGAAATAATTCATAACCACAATGTAGAGACATCACTGGGAGCATGTTTGTCTTTGCTACATTGTTGTCATTTTCTGATAGTTTTGTGTACCCTCTCCCCTCTCATGTTAGGTGGTAAGCAAGTTGctgtatgattttaaaatgtattcgtGGGCTATAGAGTATTCTAGTATGCTAAACATGTCTGAAACCCCTGTATTTTGCTTATTCCAGCCTCCATTACGAGTAATACTGTGGGGAAGTTTTCCTGTTTAAACTCCTTGCACTCCCCATTCATTTCCCCAGCTCCGTCCTCTAAGTGGGTTGAAAGGTATGAACCTTTTTAAGGCGTTTATACATACTGCCAAACTGCCCTCGGGAATCACCAGTTTCTGTTCCAACCCGCAGTTAGCGTCAGCCGCTTGCATCCTTGTCCTGACCCGGGCTGTTAAAACACTTGCCAGTGTCCTAGGACTCCTGACTTACGGTGTAATGGTTGGGAGGGTAGGTTTTGGTGTCAGGCAGACCTGGGGTCATGGCCCTGTTTCCTTGTTCTGCCAACTAGGAGCTTCCTCTCGTGAAGATTAAGTCACTTCGCGATGGAAGCTGCCGGACACTTCCTAGGCGCTAAGTGGGAGCTCCTGCGGCTCGCGCGGAGGAGGGTCCCTCGTGGCAgccctgggagggggcggggcggggcggagccgGGCGGCGGCAGCCAGTCGCGAGCCAGGGGAGAGGTGACACGtgccaccaccccccgccccccccctcctgTGCACGTCTTAAAAGGGCAAAGAAAGGACGCCGGGACTTACGCTACGCGCCGGTCTGGCCCGCTCTGTTGGGGTCCCCTGTTCCTCGAAACGTTCGTGAGTGGACGCGACCGGCATCGCACCCCTCCCTCACGCCCCTACCCGGCCCCGCCGTGGGCCCCGCAGGCCGGCGCGGCCCCTTTAAGAGGCTCGCGGGTCGGCCGCCGGAGGTCGCGGGGTGCCCCGTGCGCCGCGGGCCGCGCTCCCCGCCATGCGGGCGCTGCGGGCCGGCCTGACCCTGGCGCTGGGCGCGGGGCTGGGCGCGGCGGCCGAGGGctggcggtggcggcggcgggcggACGCGAGGGCGGCGCCGGGGCTCCTGGGCCGGCTGCCCGTGCTGCCCGTGGCGGCGGCGGCCGAGCTGCCCGCGGTGCCCGCGAAGCCCGGGACCCCGGCGGGCGGCGGCCCCGGCGAGCTGGCCAAGTACGGGCTGCCGGGGCTGGCGCAGCTCAAGAGCCGCGAGTCGTACGTGCTGTGCTACGACCCGCGCACCCGCTGCGCGCTCTGGGTGGTCGAGCAGCTGCGGCCCGAGCGGCTCTGCGGCGACGGCGACCGCCGCTCGTGCGACTTCCGCGAG harbors:
- the TBC1D13 gene encoding TBC1 domain family member 13 isoform X1; this encodes MSSLHKSRIADFQDVLKEPTIALEKLRELSFSGIPCEGGLRCLCWKILLNYLPLERASWTSILAKQRELYSQFLREMIIQPGIAKANMGVSREDVTFEDHPLNPNPDSRWNTYFKDNEVLLQIDKDVRRLCPDISFFQRATEYPCLLILDPQNEFETLRKRVEQTTLKSQTVARNRSGVTNMCSPHKNSTPSSLNEYEVLPNGCEAHWEVVERILFIYAKLNPGIAYVQGMNEIVGPLYYTFATDPNSEWKEHAEADTFFCFTNLMAEIRDNFIKSLDDSQCGITYKMEKVYSTLKDKDMELYLKLQEQNIKPQFFAFRWLTLLLSQEFLLPDVIRIWDSLFADDNRFDFLLLVCCAMLILIREQLLEGDFTVNMRLLQDYPITDVCQILQKAKELQDSK
- the TBC1D13 gene encoding TBC1 domain family member 13 isoform X2 — translated: MIIQPGIAKANMGVSREDVTFEDHPLNPNPDSRWNTYFKDNEVLLQIDKDVRRLCPDISFFQRATEYPCLLILDPQNEFETLRKRVEQTTLKSQTVARNRSGVTNMCSPHKNSTPSSLNEYEVLPNGCEAHWEVVERILFIYAKLNPGIAYVQGMNEIVGPLYYTFATDPNSEWKEHAEADTFFCFTNLMAEIRDNFIKSLDDSQCGITYKMEKVYSTLKDKDMELYLKLQEQNIKPQFFAFRWLTLLLSQEFLLPDVIRIWDSLFADDNRFDFLLLVCCAMLILIREQLLEGDFTVNMRLLQDYPITDVCQILQKAKELQDSK